CGAGAAGCTGGCCCCTCCGGGCGAGGGAGATCTCTTCATCCTTCCCGATCTCTCCGAGCAGCTCGGCGAGATCGACAGGCGAACCGATCTCAGTCCCCGGGAGCGGGTCGAGGCCAAGGAGAAGCTCCACCTGGAGTTCGCGCAGAAGAGCGAGCAGCTCGCCAACGTCCAGCAGCTGCTCCGGGCCTACACGCTCTTCGAGAAGGACGTCGAGTACGTGGTCCAGGACGGCAAGGTGCTGATCGTCGATGAGTTCACGGGCAGGCTGATGCCGGGGCGGCGCTACTCGGACGGTTTGCACCAGGCGCTGGAGGCGAAGGAGCGGGTCCGCGTCGAGGGGGAGAACCAGACGCTGGCCACCATCACGCTCCAGAACTACTTCCGGATGTACGGCAAGCTCGCCGGCATGACCGGAACCGCGGAGACGGAAGCCGCGGAGCTCTATCAGATCTACAAGCTCGATGTCACCGTGATCCCCACCAATGAGGCGGTTCGCAGAGTCGACTACGACGACCTGATCTACCGGACGAGGCGCGAGAAGTACAACGCGATCATCGAGGAGATCGAGGAGATGCACGGGCGCGGCAGGCCGGTGCTGGTCGGAACCGTCTCCGTGGAAGTCAGCGAGACGCTCTCGCGGATGCTCAAGAGAAGGGGGATCGCGCACAGCGTGCTGAACGCCAAGTACCACCAGCAGGAGGCGGGGATCGTAGCGCTCGCCGGGCGCGTGGGAGCGGTCACGATCGCGACGAACATGGCGGGGCGCGGAACCGACATCAAGCTAGCCGCCGAGGTCGTGAAGGGGCGCAAGTGCCTCGTCAACTCAGGCCATGGAATCGGCGACTGCACCGCCTCGCCGGGCGTCGCGATCTGCCGCGGGGACATGCCGTGCGGACTGCACATCGTCGGCACAGAGCGTCACGAGAGCCGGCGGATCGACCGGCAGCTGCGGGGGCGTTCGGGCCGGCAGGGCGATCCCGGCTCCAGCCGGTTCTTCCTCTCGCTCGAGGACGACCTGATGCGCCTCTTCGGGTCGGAACGGATCGCGGGGATCATGGACCGGCTGGGCGTGCAGGAGGGGGAGGTGATCACCCACCCGCTCGTGACCCGCTCGATCGAGGGGGCCCAGAAACGCGTCGAGGCTCAGAACTTCGGCATCAGGAAGCGGCTCCTCGAGTACGACGACGTGATGAACCAGCAGCGGGAAGTCATCTACGGACTGCGCAACGAAGTCCTCGATGGCGCGGACATCCGCGCTCGCGTCTGGGAGATGGTCACCCGGGCGGTCGACGCGCGCCTTGAGAACCATCTGCCGGAGGGGAGTCGGCCGGAGAGCTGGGACCTGGCGGGATTGCAGGGTGAGATGGAGAGCCTCATCGTCGCGCCGGTCGACCTCGCCGCTCTCAAGGCGTCGGGGCGGGACGAGATCCGGGAGCGGTGCGTCGAGGCCGCTCGCGAGGCCTACGCGGGGCGGGAGGCGGTCTTCGGCCCTGCCATGCGGGAGATCGAACGCAGGGTGCTCCTGTCGGCGATCGACGAGAAGTGGAGGGATCACCTCCACGAGATCGACATCCTGAAGGAGGGGATCTACCTTCGCGCCTACGCGCAGAAGGATCCCCTGCTGGAATACAAGGGCGAGGCCTTTCGGATGTTCGAGGAAGTCATGACGGCGATCGAGGCGGATACGGTGAAGCTCCTCTTCCGCGTAGTGCCCGTCACCCAGCCCAGGTTCGAGTCGGCGGCGGAGGGCCGGGTTCCCGGAGCCTCCGGGCCGCCGGGTGAGAGGGGCGCGACGCGCCTCGAGCCCGCGCTCACGCTCGGGCGTCCGGCCAGAGCTTCGGCCCCGGCGCAGCGGATGGAGAGTCATGCTTCGATGTCGGCGTTCGGGGGGGGGAGTGGAGCGCCGGCGGCGGCGGGCGACGGCGCCCGCACCCCGCAGGCGCGTCCACGCGTCGGCAGGAACGACCCCTGTCCGTGCGGAAGCGGAAAGAAGTACAAGAAGTGCTGCGGCGCGTCCGAGTGAGGTGTCCATGAGCAGTTCGCTGATCATTGTCGAGTCGCCGGCCAAGGCCCGCACCATCGGCAAGTTCGCAGGGAAGGGGTACAAGGTCATCGCCTCGATGGGGCACATACGCGATCTCCCCAAGACGAAGCTTGGAGTCGACGTCGAGCGCGACTTCGCCCCGCAGTACGTCACCCTCCGTTCGAAGGCGAAGGTGCTGAAGGAGCTTCGCGAGAGCGCCAAGGGGACCAAGCGGATCCTGCTTGCTCCCGACCCCGATCGGGAGGGCGAGGCGATCGCCTGGCATCTGGCCGACTACCTGGCGGGGGCAGGGGTTCCGATCCTGAGGATGGAATTCAACGAGATCACGAAGAGCGCGATCCAGGCCGCCCTCAGCCGGCCGCGCGAGATCGATCAGAATCTCGTGGATGCCCAGCAGGCCCGGCGCGTGATGGACCGCCTGGTGGGCTACCAGGTCTCTCCGTTCCTCTGGACAACCGTCCGGTACGGCCTGTCGGCAGGTCGGGTACAATCGGTCGCCCTGAGGATGATCTGCGACCGAGAGGATGAGATCGAGCGATTCCAGGTCGCGGAGTACTGGACTCTGGATGTCCTGCTGCTGACGGGACGGCGGGAGACGTTGCGCGTTCGCCTCGTGCGAACGGACGGCGAGAAGTCCCACCTGCCGGATGAGGCCGCCGCAGATCGCGTGATCGAGGAACTGCGGCGGCAGGCCTTCGCGGTCTCTGACGTCAAGACCCAGACCCGCAAGCGCAACCCGTTTCCGCCCTTCATCACCTCCACGCTTCAGCAGGAGGGGTACAGGCGACTGCGCTTCCCCGCCAAGAAGACGATGGCAGTCGCGCAGGAGCTCTATGAGGGGCTTGCGATCGGAACCGAAGAGACCGCGGGGCTCATCACCTACATGCGCACCGACTCGACGCGCATCGGCGCCGAGGCGCAGGAGGAGGCGCGCGCCTTCATCCAGAGGAGCTTCGGCGCGGAGTACCTTCCGGAGGGCCGGCCGAGCTATCCATCGCGGGCGCGGGCGCAGGATGCCCACGAGGCGATCCGTCCGACCTCCGTCTTGCGGACGCCCGACTCCCTGCGGCGCCACCTCACGGCCGACCAGTGGCGGCTCTATGGGTTGATCTGGAACCGCTTCGTCGCTTCTCAGATGGCGCCGGCCCTCGGGGAAGTGACGACGATCGAGGTGACGGCGGGCCGGCACCTGCTGAGGGCAACCGGCAGCCGCCAGCTCTTCGACGGCTTCACGCGCCTCTACGAGGACAAGCCGGATGAGGACGCCTCAGCGCTCGGTCCCGACGAACAGGGCGGAAGCCTTCCCGAGGTCGCGGTGGGCGAGAGTCTCGAACACCGCTCGGACGAGAAAGAGCAGCACTTCACGCAGCCTCCCCCCCGCTACACGGAGGCGACGCTGGTGAAGGCGCTCGAGGAGAAGGGAATCGGGCGGCCGTCGACCTACGCGACGATCGTCAGCACCATTCTGACGCGCGCCTACGTCCAGAGGGAGAAGGGGAGGCTTCATCCGAGCGACCTCGGCCGGACGGTGACCAGGCTCTTGGTGCACGCCTTTCCCGACATTCTGGAGATCGACTTCACGGCCCGGATGGAGACCGAGCTCGACAAGATCGAGACGGGAGAGGACCAGTGGGTCGATGTCGTCCGCTCCTTCTACGAGCCGTTCAAGAAGGACCTGAGCGCGGCGGAATCGAGCAAGGAGGCGCTCAAGAGCGCCGTCCAGGTGGAGAGCGACCAGGCGTGCGATCTCTGCGGGTCGACGCTGGTCAAGAAGTTCGGTCGCAATGGGCCCTTCCTGGCGTGCCCGCGCTATCCGGACTGCAAGTTCACGAAGCCCCTGAAGGAGGAGGAGATCCCCGTCCCGACAGGGGAGTCGTGCCCGAATTGCGGGTCGCCGATGGTGGTGCGGACCGGCCGCTTCGGCCGCTTCGTGGCCTGCCAGGACTACCCGAAGTGCAAGACGACCGCCTCGGTTCGCACGGGCGTCTCGTGCCCAATGGAGGGCTGCCCGGGACACCTCGTGGAGAAGCGCGGGCGCAAGAGGGGACGGGTCTTCTATGCGTGCGACCAGTATCCTAGATGCAGTTACGCCGTCTGGAACCGGCCGGTCGCGCAGGCCTGCCCTTCCTGCGGATTTCCCCTCCTGATCGAGAAGGAGACCAAGGCGAAGGGATTCCACTATCAGTGTCCGCGAAAGGAGTGCGGGAGCGTGGTGCAGCCCGAGCTTCCGGCCGGGGCGAAGGACTGACGCGTGAAGGAGAGCGAGCACAGGACGGGGGAGGGGGGCATGACGCTCTCCGGAGCGCTGGAGAACTGGATCGAGAGGCAGTTGCTCGCCGTCGAGGGGAAGAGCCCCCACACGGCGAGCGCGTACCGCCGCGATCTGCGCCTCTTCCTGGAATGGGCCGCCGAACACGGGAAGGATGCGTGGGCCGCCTGGCGGCTTCCGGTCCTGCGCGCCTACATGAGCGTGCTGACGACGCGAGGGACCAAGGCCTCGACGGTGATCCGGAAGGTCGCGGCGCTGCGCTCCTTCGGTCGCTACCTCCTCCTCCGCCGCCTGATCGGCGAGGATCCGGCCTCGCGGCTGGTGTTGCCCCGTCCGGGGAAGCGGCTTCCTCGATTCATCCCCGAGCCCGAACTGGCCCGGCTGCTCAACGGCCCCTGGCCGGGCGATTGGAGGGCCCTTCGCGACCGGGCGATCATCGAGCTGCTCTATGGGACGGGGATGCGCCTCTCGGAGCTTGTGGGGCTCGACCTGGAGGATGTCGATCCGAGAAGCGGCACGGCCCGCGTGATGGGCAAGGGGGGGAAGGAGAGGATCGTCTGCTTCGGCCCGCCCGCGGCGGATGCGCTCCGCGCCTATCTCTCCGCGACGGCCGAAGGGGGCAGGAGACGCGAGGGGAGCGCTCTCCTGGTGGGACCGAGTGGAAGGAGGCTCCATCCGAGGACCGTCCAGAGGCGGGTGGCCCTGCACCTCCGCCGGCTGGCGCGCGCGGGAGGGACGTCCCCTCACGCTCTCCGCCACAGCTTCGCGACACACCTGCTCGACCGGGGTGCGGAGATCCGGGCCATCCAGGAGCTGCTCGGGCACGCGAATCTCGGAACGACGCAGATCTATACACACGTCTCGGTAGAGGCCCTGCGAGAGGCCGTCGACCGCTGTCATCCTCGCTCCCGCAGGGGAGCGAGAGTGTGAGGGGAGGGGAGATGGGAAAGACCGACTTTCTGGCGATCGCCGACTTCGGCAGGAAGGAGCTTCAGCTCCTGCTGGACCTGGCGGGGACGTTGAAGGACGCATGGCGGTCCGGCAAGAGCGATCCGAGGCTCGCGGGGAAGGTGCTCGCCTGTGTCTTTCACAAACCGTCGCTGCGCACGAGGATGTCCTTCGAGGTCGGGATGGCGCAGCTGGGCGGCCGGTCGCTCTATGTGACGGACGCGGAGATCGGCTTCGGGAAGCGCGAGTCGATCCACGATATCGCGCGCGTTCTGTCGCGGTACGTAGATGCGATCATGATCCGCACTTTCAGCCAGGAGCATGTGCGCGAACTGGCGCGCCATGCCCGCGTGCCCGTGATCAACGGTCTGACCGATTCGGACCACCCGTGCCAGATCCTCTCCGACCTCTTCACCATCCGGGAGAAGGGAGTCGCGCTCGACGGCCTGTCGGTCGCCTGGATCGGCGACGGAAACAACGTCGCCAAGAGCTGGATCGACGCGGCGCTCGCCTTCGAGCTCGATCTGAGGCTCGCCTGCCCCGCCGGATACGACCCCGATCCCGCGGCCCTCGCCCGCGTCGAGCGCGAAGGGCGCGGCAGGGTCCGCCTCCTGCGCGACCCCGAGGAGGCTGTCCAGGGAGCGCGGGTCCTCTATACCGACACATGGACCAGCATGGGCCAGGAGGGCGAGGCAGAGGAGCGGAGGGCCGCCTTCCGCGGCTTCCGGGTCGACGAGCCGCTTGTCGCCAGGGCCGCGCCCGGCGCTCTCGTGATGCACTGCCTGCCGGCGCATCGCGGCGAGGAGATCGTCGACGCCGTCATGGATGGGCCTCAGAGCGTCGTATTCGATCAGGCCGAGAACAGGCTACACGCCCAGAAGGCGATCCTGGTGCACTGCATCTCCTCGGCCGCGCGCCCGGTCTAGCCGGGAGGCCGCGCCTCATGCGGGCCCTGACGTCGTGCGGACTCTGGCCGATCGCTGCGGTCATCGCAGTCTGCGCGCTCCATGCCGACTGCGCCAAGGTAGTCTCGCCGGGCGGCGGGCCTGAAGATCGATCGACGCCGCGAGTCGTATCCCTCTCGCCGGACTCCGGATCGGTCTGGGCGCGCCCCGAGACTCTGTCGATCCGCTTCAGCAAACCGATGGACCGCCGGAGCGTGCGCGACTGGCTCTTCGTGACGCCGCGCGTCGCAGTCGCGGAGTCGCGCTGGAGGCGGGCCTCACTCGACCTCATCCTGGGCAGCCCGCCCGATACCGGAAGGACCTACACGATCCTGCTCGGTTCGGAGGTTGTCGATCGGCGTGGAAACGCGCTCGGGCCGTATGCGACGGCATTCTCGACCGGATCCCGGCTTGACGGCGGGACAATCGAGGGCTCGATCATCGGCCGGCGCATCAAGCCGGCGGGCGTCTATCTCTATGTCTGGCTCTGGGACGACTCGGTCGCCGCCTCGGGCGAGATTCCCGAACCGGTGCGCATGGGGCAGTGCGATCGAGAAGGGAGATTCCGGATCCCGTTCTTGCCGGCAGGCGTTCCCCTGCGAGTCTGCGCGCACCACGACGCGCGCCGCGACCGGGTTTTCGATCCGGAAGAGGACATCTGGGGCTGCTCCGAGGAGTCCGTTCTCCTGTGCGACTCATCGCTCGTTCGCACCGGGCTCGAGATCTACCTGGTCTGGCCGGAGGAACCGGGGAGCCTCGCGGGTAGCGCGATCGACAGCAGCTGCATCGGCCGCGGGGCCGAGGCGCTGGCGGGCCTCCAGAAGGAGCGCGACAGCCTTGCCGTTCTCCTCGGGCTCCGCAACGGGGAGGCGGGCGCCTCGAACGATTCTCTCCGGGGATTCCGTCCCGATGTCGGCCGTGACCTCGATACGGCGTCGGTCCGCGCTCGCTTCGATGGAATGCCGGCGATGATCGTTGAAGCGCGGCTCGACTCGGCCCGCTGCGCGATGCCGCTGATTGTCAGGCTGGTCGATCCGGACAGCGGGCTGGTCGCCGAAGTCCGTGGGGACGGGGCGTTCAGCTTCCGCGATCTGGCGCCGGGCACCTACCATCTCCGCGCCTTCCGGGATCTCGACGCCGATGGAGTGCCCGACAGCGGCGAGGCCTCCGGGGAGTTTCCTTTCCCGATCGAGCTCCTGCCCGGGCGGAACCAGACCGGGGTCGACTTCCCTCTCCGTCCCCGCCCGTAAGCCGGAGGAGACGGGAGAGAGGCGGGAAGGCGAGGGAGCCGGTGGGATCGCCGGTTGCGCGGCATCCCCGTTTCGACGAAACTCGTGGAGTGGCGATCGTGCTCTGACGTGCATGGAAGGAGGCGGCATGAAGGGGAAGTCCGAGGGGCCGGGTCCGGGGCTCCCCTTTCTCAAGCTGGAGGGAGCGGGGAACGACTTCGTCCTGTTCGACTTCCGGACCCAGGACGGTCCCAAGTTCACCGCGCCGATGGCTCGTTTCATTCTCGATCGACACAGGGGGATCGGGGGAGACGGGCTCCTGATCCTGCGAACGAACTCAGCCGGCCGCGTGGTGGTCGATTACCGGAACGCCGACGGCAGCGCAGCCGAGTTCTGCGGCAATGGAGCGCGCTGCGCGGCGGCCATTCTCCTGGGCGAGGAACAGGGTCCGATCACTTTCCACCTGATGAAGATCGAGGTCGTCGCGAGACGGACGGGGGGCTCGATCGCCGTCCGAGTCGGCGTCGCGGAAGAGCGACCCATGCCGGAGCTGTCCCGCCTCCGCCCGCGACCGGCGGCTCTGATCAAGGCGGGAGTCGATCACTGGATCGTCCCGGTCGGCGACCTGAACGGACTCGATGTGAGCGGTCTCGCCCAGCCGCTGCGCCATCACCCCTGGCCGGGTCCGAAGGGGGCCAATGTCACTTTCGTCGAGAAGCGGAGGAGCGAGATCCGGATCCGGACCTATGAGCGAGGCGTGGAGGGGGAGACCCTGTCCTGTGGGTCGGGCTGCGTCGCGGCGGCGCATTGGGCCCTTGCCGGCAGCCGCGGGCCGCTGCAGGTTCTGACGGAGGGGGAGGAGCTCATGCGGGTCTGGTTGGACGACTCCGGGCTCTACTGGCTCGAGGGCCCGACCGCCGCCGTCTACCAGGGGTTCTGGAGGTTCGACCGGCGCGTCCCGGGCTGGGCGGCGGAGGCGCGACAGACGGCGCGCAGGGGGTGATCTCGTGTTCGAAGGCTTGACGACGGCCCTTGTGACGCCGTTCGCGGATGGCCGTCTCGATGAGGGCGCGGCCGAAAGGATCTTGGAACATCTCGTCGCGGGCGGTGTCCGCGGCTTGGTGCCTGCGGGATGCACGGGGGAAGCCGCGACGCTCGATCTGGCGGAGCGGGAGTGGTTGATTCGTGCTTGCGTGGCCGCCAGGTCGGCGGGGGGCTTCGTGCTGGCTGGCTGCGGGACGAACGTCACGCGCACGACTTGCGACCTCGTGAAACGCGCGGAGCAATGGGGAGCCGACGGCGCCCTGGTGATCACCCCCTACTACAACAAGCCGACTCAGGAAGGGCTCTTCCGCCATTACGAGGAAGTCGCGCGCGCCTCGTCCCTGCCCATCGTCCTCTACAACGTTCCGGGGAGGACCGGTGTGAAGCTCGAGCCGGCGACAGTCCTGAGGCTTGGCGAGATCCCCGGGATCGTCGCGATCAAGGAAGCCTGCGGCTCGCTCGACCAGGTCTCCGAGCTTTGCGCCTCGGGGAGCATGACCGTTCTCTCGGGCGACGACTCTCTCACTCTCCCGATGCTGGCTGTCGGAGCGGCCGGCGTCGTCTCCGTCGCCGCGAACCTCTTCCCCGCGGCGATTGCGCGCATGCTGGAGGCTCACCGCCGCGGCGATGAGGCGCAAGCGAGGCGCATCCACCTCGCGCTCTTCCCCCTCTTCAAGGGGCTCTTCATCGAAACGAATCCGGGGCCGATCAAGCATCTCCTCGCCCGGCGCGGCCTGATCCGCGAGGAGCTGAGGCTGCCTCTGGTTCCCGTGTCGGCGGCGACCGCCGCAGAGTGCGATCGGATCGCCGAGGAATCGGAGCGCCGGCTGGGGGGGATCTGACAGGGGAGATGCCTAGGCCGGCGGCAATCGCCTTGATGGGGGCGGGGGGAAGGATGGGGCAGGCCGTTGAGGCCATGCTGGCGAGGTGCGACGATCTCATCCTCGTCTTCCGCGCCGATCGCGCGCTC
The Candidatus Eisenbacteria bacterium genome window above contains:
- the argF gene encoding ornithine carbamoyltransferase translates to MGKTDFLAIADFGRKELQLLLDLAGTLKDAWRSGKSDPRLAGKVLACVFHKPSLRTRMSFEVGMAQLGGRSLYVTDAEIGFGKRESIHDIARVLSRYVDAIMIRTFSQEHVRELARHARVPVINGLTDSDHPCQILSDLFTIREKGVALDGLSVAWIGDGNNVAKSWIDAALAFELDLRLACPAGYDPDPAALARVEREGRGRVRLLRDPEEAVQGARVLYTDTWTSMGQEGEAEERRAAFRGFRVDEPLVARAAPGALVMHCLPAHRGEEIVDAVMDGPQSVVFDQAENRLHAQKAILVHCISSAARPV
- a CDS encoding 4-hydroxy-tetrahydrodipicolinate synthase yields the protein MFEGLTTALVTPFADGRLDEGAAERILEHLVAGGVRGLVPAGCTGEAATLDLAEREWLIRACVAARSAGGFVLAGCGTNVTRTTCDLVKRAEQWGADGALVITPYYNKPTQEGLFRHYEEVARASSLPIVLYNVPGRTGVKLEPATVLRLGEIPGIVAIKEACGSLDQVSELCASGSMTVLSGDDSLTLPMLAVGAAGVVSVAANLFPAAIARMLEAHRRGDEAQARRIHLALFPLFKGLFIETNPGPIKHLLARRGLIREELRLPLVPVSAATAAECDRIAEESERRLGGI
- the dapF gene encoding diaminopimelate epimerase; the protein is MECPTAARPPGSFLSRSSSCPGGTRPGSTSLSVPARKPEETGERREGEGAGGIAGCAASPFRRNSWSGDRALTCMEGGGMKGKSEGPGPGLPFLKLEGAGNDFVLFDFRTQDGPKFTAPMARFILDRHRGIGGDGLLILRTNSAGRVVVDYRNADGSAAEFCGNGARCAAAILLGEEQGPITFHLMKIEVVARRTGGSIAVRVGVAEERPMPELSRLRPRPAALIKAGVDHWIVPVGDLNGLDVSGLAQPLRHHPWPGPKGANVTFVEKRRSEIRIRTYERGVEGETLSCGSGCVAAAHWALAGSRGPLQVLTEGEELMRVWLDDSGLYWLEGPTAAVYQGFWRFDRRVPGWAAEARQTARRG
- the topA gene encoding type I DNA topoisomerase — translated: MSSSLIIVESPAKARTIGKFAGKGYKVIASMGHIRDLPKTKLGVDVERDFAPQYVTLRSKAKVLKELRESAKGTKRILLAPDPDREGEAIAWHLADYLAGAGVPILRMEFNEITKSAIQAALSRPREIDQNLVDAQQARRVMDRLVGYQVSPFLWTTVRYGLSAGRVQSVALRMICDREDEIERFQVAEYWTLDVLLLTGRRETLRVRLVRTDGEKSHLPDEAAADRVIEELRRQAFAVSDVKTQTRKRNPFPPFITSTLQQEGYRRLRFPAKKTMAVAQELYEGLAIGTEETAGLITYMRTDSTRIGAEAQEEARAFIQRSFGAEYLPEGRPSYPSRARAQDAHEAIRPTSVLRTPDSLRRHLTADQWRLYGLIWNRFVASQMAPALGEVTTIEVTAGRHLLRATGSRQLFDGFTRLYEDKPDEDASALGPDEQGGSLPEVAVGESLEHRSDEKEQHFTQPPPRYTEATLVKALEEKGIGRPSTYATIVSTILTRAYVQREKGRLHPSDLGRTVTRLLVHAFPDILEIDFTARMETELDKIETGEDQWVDVVRSFYEPFKKDLSAAESSKEALKSAVQVESDQACDLCGSTLVKKFGRNGPFLACPRYPDCKFTKPLKEEEIPVPTGESCPNCGSPMVVRTGRFGRFVACQDYPKCKTTASVRTGVSCPMEGCPGHLVEKRGRKRGRVFYACDQYPRCSYAVWNRPVAQACPSCGFPLLIEKETKAKGFHYQCPRKECGSVVQPELPAGAKD
- the secA gene encoding preprotein translocase subunit SecA, whose protein sequence is MLGSLKKGGVRAATRIFGTKSERDMRVLSPMVQATNEAYGAMSSLSDAELLAKTLEFRDRLARGATPDDLLPEAFALVKEACRRRVGSSWQVVGQETRWEMVPYDVQIIGAVVLHQGKIAEMATGEGKTLVAVMPLYLNALSGKGCHLVTVNDYLARRDSEWVAQILRDLGLTVGVIQHDMDTQQRRAAYLCDVTYGTNNEFGFDYLRDNMVIRGEDRVQRGHHYTIVDEVDSVLVDEARTPLIISGPVVGSNQQFDKLRPYVENLVRDQNALVNRYIEEAKELLAKGDRDSRYEAGIRLLQVQHGGPKNKKFLKLVSEGDLKKLIQQVEADFMREKRLHEVDEDLLFYVDERGHTISTSDAGREKLAPPGEGDLFILPDLSEQLGEIDRRTDLSPRERVEAKEKLHLEFAQKSEQLANVQQLLRAYTLFEKDVEYVVQDGKVLIVDEFTGRLMPGRRYSDGLHQALEAKERVRVEGENQTLATITLQNYFRMYGKLAGMTGTAETEAAELYQIYKLDVTVIPTNEAVRRVDYDDLIYRTRREKYNAIIEEIEEMHGRGRPVLVGTVSVEVSETLSRMLKRRGIAHSVLNAKYHQQEAGIVALAGRVGAVTIATNMAGRGTDIKLAAEVVKGRKCLVNSGHGIGDCTASPGVAICRGDMPCGLHIVGTERHESRRIDRQLRGRSGRQGDPGSSRFFLSLEDDLMRLFGSERIAGIMDRLGVQEGEVITHPLVTRSIEGAQKRVEAQNFGIRKRLLEYDDVMNQQREVIYGLRNEVLDGADIRARVWEMVTRAVDARLENHLPEGSRPESWDLAGLQGEMESLIVAPVDLAALKASGRDEIRERCVEAAREAYAGREAVFGPAMREIERRVLLSAIDEKWRDHLHEIDILKEGIYLRAYAQKDPLLEYKGEAFRMFEEVMTAIEADTVKLLFRVVPVTQPRFESAAEGRVPGASGPPGERGATRLEPALTLGRPARASAPAQRMESHASMSAFGGGSGAPAAAGDGARTPQARPRVGRNDPCPCGSGKKYKKCCGASE
- a CDS encoding tyrosine recombinase XerC, yielding MKESEHRTGEGGMTLSGALENWIERQLLAVEGKSPHTASAYRRDLRLFLEWAAEHGKDAWAAWRLPVLRAYMSVLTTRGTKASTVIRKVAALRSFGRYLLLRRLIGEDPASRLVLPRPGKRLPRFIPEPELARLLNGPWPGDWRALRDRAIIELLYGTGMRLSELVGLDLEDVDPRSGTARVMGKGGKERIVCFGPPAADALRAYLSATAEGGRRREGSALLVGPSGRRLHPRTVQRRVALHLRRLARAGGTSPHALRHSFATHLLDRGAEIRAIQELLGHANLGTTQIYTHVSVEALREAVDRCHPRSRRGARV